One region of Sylvia atricapilla isolate bSylAtr1 chromosome Z, bSylAtr1.pri, whole genome shotgun sequence genomic DNA includes:
- the PRKAA1 gene encoding LOW QUALITY PROTEIN: 5'-AMP-activated protein kinase catalytic subunit alpha-1 (The sequence of the model RefSeq protein was modified relative to this genomic sequence to represent the inferred CDS: substituted 1 base at 1 genomic stop codon), translating to MRPASLQGYHSXQRAPYAPPFRTSAARRDPFSPGRPWADPASPESRNGSSWGRAGGRSVSRSLPGSGAGGRSVFAPPRRRSGPARAGAMRRLGPCLKMAAVADKQKHEHGRVKIGHYILGDTLGVGTFGKVKVGKHELTGHKVAVKILNRQKIRSLDVVGKIRREIQNLKLFRHPHIIKLYQVISTPTDIFMVMEYVSGGELFDYICKNGRLDEKESRRLFQQILSGVDYCHRHMVVHRDLKPENVLLDAHMNAKIADFGLSNMMSDGEFLRTSCGSPNYAAPEVISGRLYAGPEVDIWSSGVILYALLCGTLPFDDDHVPTLFKKICDGIFYTPQYLNPSVISLLKHMLQVDPMKRATIRDIREHEWFKQDLPKYLFPEDPSYSSTMIDDEALKEVCEKFECTEEEVLSCLYSRNHQDPLAVAYHLIIDNRRIMNEAKDFYLATSPPDSFLDDHNLSRPHPERVPFLVAEAPRPRHTLDELNPQKSKHQGVRRAKWHLGIRSQSRPNDIMAEVCRAIKQLDYEWKVVNPYYLRVRRKNPVTSAYSKMSLQLYQVDSRTYLLDFRSIDDEITETKSGTATPQRSGSVSNYRSCQKDSDADAQGKSADTSLTSSVNSSLDSSTADVTPRPGSHTIEFFEMCANLIKILAQ from the exons ATGAGGCCAGCCTCACTGCAAGGGTACCACTCCTGACAACGAGCCCCGTACGCGCCGCCATTTCGCACCTCTGCAGCCCGGCGGGACCCGTTCTCCCCCGGGCGTCCGTGGGCCGACCCGGCCTCCCCCGAGAGCCGCAATGGTTCGTCCTGGGGCAGGGCGGGCGGGCGGTCAGTGAGCCGTTCGCTTCCGGGTTCAGGTGCGGGCGGGCGCTCTGTGTTTGCTCCTCCCCGCCGGCGCTCTGGCCCGGCCCGGGCGGGCGCTATGCGCAGACTCGGCCCTTGCCTCAAGATGGCGGCGGTGGCGGATAAACAGAAGCACGAGCACGGGCGGGTGAAGATAGGGCATTACATACTGGGGGATACGCTGGGCGTCGGCACCTTCGGGAAAGTCAAGG TTGGAAAACATGAGTTAACTGGGCATAAAGTTGCTGTGAAGATCTTGAATCGACAGAAGATTCGCAGCCTTGATGTTGTGGGCAAAATCCGCAGGGAGATTCAGAACCTCAAACTCTTCAGGCATCCTCATATAATTAAGCT GTACCAGGTCATCAGTACACCCACTGACATTTTCATGGTGATGGAGTATGTTTCAGGAGGAGAACTGTTTGATTATATCTGTAAAAATGGAAGG CTTGATGAGAAGGAAAGCAGACGTCTGTTTCAGCAAATCCTTTCTGGTGTGGATTACTGTCACAGGCACATGGTAGTACATAGAGATCTGAAGCCTGAAAATGTGCTTCTTGATGCACACATGAATGCCAAGATAGCTGACTTTG GTCTATCAAATATGATGTCAGATGGAGAATTTTTAAGAACAAGCTGTGGTTCCCCTAACTATGCTGCACCAGAAGTAATTTCTGGAAG gttATATGCAGGTCCGGAAGTAGATATTTGGAGCAGTGGGGTTATTCTCTATGCTTTGTTATGTGGAACACTTCCATTTGATGATGATCATGTGCCAACCCTTTTTAAGAAGATATGTGATGGTATCTTTTATACCCCTCAGTACCTGAATCCATCTGTAATAAGTCTTTTGAAGCACATGCTGCAAGTGGATCCAATGAAGAGAGCAACAATCAGAGACATTAG ggAACATGAATGGTTTAAGCAGGATCTTCCAAAATACTTGTTTCCTGAAGATCCATCATATAGCTCTACCATGATTGATGATGAAGCCTTAAAAGAAGTGTGTGAGAAGTTCGAATGCACTGAAGAGGAAGTGCTAAGTTGTCTGTACAGCCGAAATCACCAGGACCCTCTAGCTGTTGCTTATCACCTCATTATAGATAACAGAAGAATAATGAACGAGGCCAAAGACTTCTACTTGGCGACAAGTCCACCTGATTCATTTCTGGATGATCACAACCTGTCTCGCCCTCACCCTGAACGAGTGCCATTTTTAGTAGCTGAGGCACCACGTCCTCGCCACACCCTGGATGAGCTGAATCCACAGAAGTCAAAACACCAAGGTGTAAGACGGGCTAAATGGCACTTGGGAATACGGAGTCAGAGTCGACCAAATGATATAATGGCTGAAGTTTGTCGAGCAATTAAACAACTGGATTATGAGTGGAAG GTTGTAAATCCATATTATCTGCGTGTTCGGAGGAAGAATCCAGTAACAAGTGCATATTCCAAAATGAGTCTTCAGTTGTATCAGGTGGACAGCAGAACATACTTACTGGATTTCCGTAGTATTGATG ATGAAATTACTGAAACGAAGTCTGGGACTGCAACTCCGCAGAGATCAGGTTCTGTGAGCAACTACAGATCTTGTCAAAAAGATTCAGATGCTGATGCTCAAGGAAAATCTGCAGATACGTCCCTTACCTCATCAGTGAACTCTTCGCTTGACTCTTCCACAGCTGATGTAACTCCAAGACCAGGGAGTCATACAATAGAGTTTTTTGAGATGTGTGCAAATCTTATTAAAATACTTGCACAGTAA